The Amblyomma americanum isolate KBUSLIRL-KWMA chromosome 6, ASM5285725v1, whole genome shotgun sequence genome has a window encoding:
- the LOC144095260 gene encoding uncharacterized protein LOC144095260, with translation MKSVKQFLNSFGANGKGPERLKFPGEDGPVTTLDVRPDILVSTKKDFSIKNGCRPDAPDIRMATNASGKPFPVICNVRTKDHKTSKPGTRNETSPPRSGGVRTFRKCPSTTDAGAVPSDSQDRACGQAAKRPPLTLRVSSVPSRADELGPTRSMLPPPTVTAALTKRRSDEPRPDSEKRERQDGCVKSQTSSSGLRTMKRSITERTPLNEGVTRGDHNVNGLPQLDGHALTRIPRFTAAPVPAVPPRVQKPVAQKPSTLRRSTSDISQNGCTPSGGAHGSDRVNGRPPAPGAAVKGLLKPAASFSASQTNERAAAASAGQTAVTSEDGSGEAANSHSGAGNAAELEEAPAAAKTGGNKGKSKSRCQRRIWSFSLPRFMRSHSSPKLNTESVPGEESRSSTLPRLKSAEDADLSAANGGEGHLFKITSLTSLHDLPAQGPPKTCFSQGDLNQATTKTTQCQRIVIREPPDVSCRSGQLARDADGNVTETKTSSSLTESHSSSDNGTDHSGTERPYVMPPRALRKYIKTNFRRLNMQEAAEADVEKKDGGDVLKVVVKAEPLEQEALSTTSDKSAESVAPSSSLLSSSSSITKEWNGSPKSQHYLKEPEVSLETLSEFTEKVVTDRTHTASYTKEAENDVGCASKAQQSSSPNIQRLSPPMTCFDVDAELFSEHAGIHRAIPATVSIIGAVSRLSISETPGPRATPAAQEMDTEIPGTLSETPVRVLGTSAAGAPSVQSLDVSEGSTQGSSEKTVTGNDGGGCPCTEIAPPAKDENVPEELDRQVDGASCTESLSSFESEVTLPEKQERRTHAGISRKLRVLDRPSYGAGAAATRKPGAGTGPGCCSAGAGASACCRRTTANSKRQSCGDRVRQLENEVWQTERELLLLKEKVV, from the exons ATGAAGTCCGTCAAGCAGTTCCTGAACTCCTTCGGAGCCAACGGGAAGGGTCCGGAACGGCTCAAGTTTCCCGGAGAAGATGGCCCTGTCACCACGTTGGACGTGCGGCCAGACATCTTGGTGTCGACCAAGAAGGACTTTTCCATCAA GAACGGTTGCCGACCAGATGCTCCCGACATCAGGATGGCCACAAACGCCAGCGGCAAGCCTTTCCCCGTCATCTGCAATGTACGCACCAAGGACCACAAGACTTCGAAGCCTGGAACCAGGAATGAAACCTCTCCCCCTCGATCTGGCGGCGTCAGGACTTTCAGGAAGTGCCCTTCAACCACAGACGCCGGTGCCGTGCCGAGCGACAGTCAAGACAGAGCGTGTGGCCAAGCGGCAAAGCGTCCACCGCTTACCCTGCGCGTGTCCTCTGTGCCTTCGAGAGCGGACGAGTTGGGTCCCACTCGTTCCATGCTTCCACCACCAACGGTAACCGCAGCGCTTACAAAAAGGCGCTCCGACGAACCCAGGCCCGATTCCGAAAAGAGGGAGCGACAGGATGGCTGCGTTAAGAGCCAAACCTCCTCCTCTGGATTACGGACGATGAAGAGGTCCATCACTGAGCGCACACCCCTTAACGAGGGCGTAACACGGGGGGACCACAATGTTAATGGCCTGCCCCAGTTGGACGGGCATGCCCTGACGAGGATACCGCGGTTCACCGCTGCTCCAGTGCCAGCTGTACCACCTCGTGTGCAAAAGCCAGTGGCCCAAAAGCCAAGTACTCTGCGCCGTAGCACCAGCGACATCTCTCAAAACGGCTGCACCCCGAGCGGTGGCGCCCACGGCAGTGACCGAGTGAACGGGAGACCTCCAGCCcccggtgcagcggttaagggtcTCCTGAAGCCAGCTGCAAGTTTCAGCGCTTCGCAGACAAATGAGAGAGCGGCGGCGGCATCTGCGGGGCAGACAGCGGTAACGTCCGaagacggaagcggtgaagcagcCAACTCTCATTCGGGGGCGGGGAACGCGGCAGAACTGGAAGAAGCGCCGGCGGCCGCGAAAACTGGAGGGAACAAGGGCAAGTCGAAAAGTCGCTGCCAACGGCGCATCTGGAGCTTCAGCCTTCCGCGCTTCATGCGCTCCCATTCTTCGCCCAAGCTCAACACGGAGTCTGTTCCGGGCGAAGAATCACGAAGCTCCACTCTTCCACGACTCAAGTCGGCCGAAGACGCCGACCTCTCGGCAGCAAACGGCGGCGAAGGACACCTCTTCAAAATCACGTCCCTCACCTCTCTGCACGACTTGCCGGCTCAGGGGCCTCCGAAGACGTGCTTCAGTCAGGGCGATCTCAACCAGGCGACCACGAAGACGACTCAGTGCCAACGCATTGTGATTCGGGAACCACCCGATGTAAGCTGCCGGTCTGGCCAGCTGGCGAGAGACGCGGACGGGAATGTGACTGAAACCAAGACGTCCAGCTCGCTGACTGAGAGTCACTCCAGCTCCGACAACGGAACAGATCACAGTGGCACAGAAAGGCCCTACGTGATGCCTCCGAGAGCACTCCGGAAGTACATCAAAACAAATTTTCGCAGGTTGAACATGCAAGAAGCGGCCGAAGCCGACGTGGAAAAAAAGGATGGTGGGGATGTTTTAAAGGTGGTTGTCAAGGCAGAGCCACTTGAACAAGAAGCTTTGTCGACGACGTCAGACAAAAGTGCCGAATCCGTCGCTCCCAGCAGTTCTTTGCTGTCCTCTTCCAGCAGTATTACGAAGGAATGGAACGGCAGTCCAAAGTCACAGCATTACCTCAAGGAACCGGAAGTTTCTCTAGAGACTCTCTCCGAATTTACAGAAAAGGTCGTCACGGACCGCACTCATACGGCTAGTTACACCAAAGAAGCAGAAAACGACGTGGGCTGCGCTTCAAAGGCGCAGCAGTCATCGTCGCCCAATATCCAAAGACTCTCACCGCCGATGACCTGTTTCGACGTGGACGCAGAGCTCTTCTCAGAACACGCGGGCATTCACAGAGCCATACCGGCGACGGTTAGTATAATAGGCGCCGTAAGCAGGTTATCCATCTCGGAGACTCCAGGGCCACGCGCCACGCCCGCGGCGCAGGAAATGGACACCGAAATTCCCGGCACACTCAGCGAGACTCCCGTGAGAGTTCTCGGCACCTCCGCGGCAGGAGCTCCGTCCGTGCAATCGCTTGACGTGAGTGAAGGCAGCACGCAAGGGTCCTCTGAAAAAACAGTTACGGGTAACGACGGAGGCGGCTGCCCGTGCACGGAGATTGCGCCGCCGGCAAAAGACGAGAACGTGCCCGAGGAATTGGACAGGCAGGTGGACGGTGCCAGCTGCACCGAAAGCCTCTCATCTTTCGAGTCGGAGGTGACGCTTCCCGAAAAGCAGGAGAGGCGGACGCACGCTGGCATCTCCAGGAAGCTCAGGGTGCTGGACAGGCCTTCGTACGGCGCAG GCGCTGCCGCGACTCGCAAGCCCGGAGCGGGCACGGGCCCGGGCTGCTGCTCGGCCGGCGCGGGTGCATCGGCCTGCTGCCGCCGGACGACGGCCAACAGCAAGAGGCAGTCGTGCGGCGACCGCGTCCGTCAGCTGGAGAACGAGGTGTGGCAGACCGAGCGGGAACTGCTGCTGCTCAAGGAGAAG GTGGTCTGA